A window of the Leptospira brenneri genome harbors these coding sequences:
- a CDS encoding leucyl aminopeptidase codes for MKIEVSPLQIQIGSPKSGSYYKLIPIFGEDVKEELGKKFPVQIETKVFSGELGKEFRDESEQTIYLGLGEKEKLNFRKFISHFFKYGEKILSYDGMGLEIIISKSLSKKFSADRIAYQIANTLFIGSYPVSVLQTKKKEKKKVGAVYLKFEDKSVSSLAESGLSKSKIVAKHVNGARHIAHLPANYFTPDDFVSRSKEIAKEYKLSVKVWDEPQLKKEGLGGILAVARGSELNGKMVILEYKPTKAKKKFAIVGKGLTFDTGGISLKPPGEMHEMKYDMCGAAATIHAIGAIAALELPIHIIAAIGVAENMPDGKAIKPGDVYTAYNGTTVEVQNTDAEGRLVLGDVLSYVSKNYKPDYMVDLATLTGAVIIALGHEAAAILTNSDPLRDALFKASDASDDRVWELPLWEEYGEDLKSDIADLKNITGGGKGAGTISAGIFLSKFVDESINWAHIDIAGAAWRKKKSGTQFSGPTGYGVRLLVDLANELAKK; via the coding sequence ATGAAAATAGAAGTCTCTCCACTACAAATCCAAATCGGTTCACCAAAATCTGGCTCTTATTATAAACTGATCCCTATCTTTGGGGAAGATGTGAAAGAAGAACTTGGGAAAAAATTCCCAGTCCAAATAGAAACAAAAGTTTTTTCAGGGGAACTCGGAAAAGAATTTCGAGATGAATCAGAACAGACCATTTATCTAGGATTAGGTGAAAAGGAGAAATTAAACTTCAGAAAGTTCATTTCTCACTTTTTCAAATACGGCGAAAAAATCTTAAGTTATGATGGAATGGGTCTTGAGATTATCATTTCGAAGTCGCTTTCAAAAAAATTCTCTGCAGACCGCATCGCTTACCAAATTGCAAATACACTTTTTATCGGAAGTTACCCAGTATCCGTTTTACAAACTAAGAAAAAAGAAAAAAAGAAAGTTGGTGCAGTTTATCTAAAATTCGAAGATAAATCTGTATCAAGTTTAGCCGAATCTGGACTTTCCAAAAGTAAAATTGTCGCCAAACATGTAAATGGTGCTCGTCACATTGCTCATTTACCTGCCAACTACTTCACTCCTGATGATTTTGTTTCTCGATCTAAAGAAATTGCCAAAGAGTATAAATTATCTGTAAAAGTTTGGGACGAACCACAATTAAAAAAAGAAGGCCTCGGTGGGATTTTAGCAGTTGCCAGAGGTTCAGAACTCAATGGCAAAATGGTGATTTTGGAATACAAACCAACCAAAGCAAAAAAGAAATTTGCGATTGTTGGTAAAGGATTAACTTTTGATACAGGCGGGATTTCTCTCAAACCTCCCGGTGAAATGCACGAAATGAAATATGATATGTGTGGGGCAGCTGCCACCATACACGCGATTGGTGCCATTGCCGCACTTGAACTTCCGATCCATATCATTGCTGCGATTGGTGTTGCAGAAAATATGCCAGACGGTAAAGCAATCAAACCTGGTGATGTTTATACAGCTTATAATGGAACCACTGTAGAAGTGCAAAACACTGATGCGGAAGGTAGACTTGTTTTAGGTGATGTGTTATCTTATGTTTCCAAAAACTACAAACCAGATTATATGGTGGATTTGGCAACACTCACAGGAGCTGTGATCATTGCTCTGGGACATGAAGCCGCAGCGATTCTTACCAATTCAGATCCGTTACGCGACGCTTTGTTTAAGGCATCTGATGCTTCTGATGACCGCGTTTGGGAACTCCCTCTTTGGGAAGAGTATGGTGAGGATTTAAAATCGGACATTGCTGATCTCAAAAATATCACTGGTGGTGGAAAAGGGGCAGGAACGATCTCTGCTGGAATTTTCCTTTCTAAGTTTGTGGATGAGTCCATCAACTGGGCCCATATTGATATCGCTGGTGCTGCTTGGAGAAAGAAAAAATCAGGAACCCAATTTAGCGGGCCAACGGGTTATGGTGTGCGCCTGTTAGTTGATCTAGCGAATGAGTTAGCGAAAAAATAA
- the bcp gene encoding thioredoxin-dependent thiol peroxidase, which produces MLEVGKKAPNFTSINQNGEKVKLADLTGKNGVVVYFYPRDMTPGCTTEACDFRDNFVRLKKFGYNVVGISKDNPKSHTKFIEKQELNFDLISDESGEICEAYGVWREKVFMGRRGMGIVRSTFLLDSSLKIKKIYDSVKVKGHVEEIIKDIQEIQGK; this is translated from the coding sequence CAATTTTACAAGTATCAACCAGAATGGAGAAAAAGTAAAACTCGCAGACCTAACAGGAAAAAATGGAGTCGTGGTCTATTTTTATCCTAGAGACATGACACCAGGATGTACGACAGAAGCTTGTGACTTCCGAGACAATTTTGTCCGTTTGAAAAAGTTCGGTTATAATGTAGTGGGAATCTCCAAAGACAATCCCAAGTCCCATACTAAATTCATTGAAAAACAAGAACTCAATTTTGACCTGATCTCTGACGAATCGGGAGAGATCTGTGAAGCCTACGGGGTTTGGAGAGAGAAGGTATTTATGGGAAGACGAGGAATGGGAATCGTAAGATCCACCTTTCTTTTGGACAGTTCGCTCAAAATCAAAAAAATCTATGACAGCGTGAAGGTAAAAGGACACGTTGAAGAAATCATCAAAGACATTCAGGAAATCCAAGGGAAATGA
- a CDS encoding MFS transporter, whose protein sequence is MDFKFSPYHIFVVGILAFLQFTVVLDFMILSPLGVLVMEELQISTQQFGFVVSAYAFSAGITGIFAAGFADRFDRKKMLLFFYIGFVLATFLCGIATNYFFLLSARILTGIFAGVLSSISFAIVADLFPLQVRGRVMGFIMTAFAASQVFGLPIGIYISNLWGWQSSFLMIAGISGLVGFVIFFYLKPVTTHLDNQIERHAFLHLIKTLVEPKYVPAFIATTLLATGGFMLMPFGSAFSVHNLGVSLKDLPLVYMITGIVSIFGGPIVGRLSDWVGKYKMFVIASVLASIVIIYYTRMGVTPLPIVIFVNSILFVFVSARMISASALNSAVPDLHDRGAFMAISSSIQQISGGIAASVAGLIVVQTSSGYMERYDILGYVVAGAILITIVLMYNVNKIVHSKHSK, encoded by the coding sequence ATGGATTTTAAATTCTCTCCATATCATATTTTTGTAGTCGGTATTCTCGCTTTTTTACAATTCACAGTCGTTCTTGATTTTATGATCCTTTCTCCTCTGGGAGTTTTGGTTATGGAGGAATTACAAATCTCAACTCAACAGTTTGGATTTGTCGTTTCTGCCTATGCATTTAGTGCAGGAATCACAGGTATCTTTGCTGCTGGTTTTGCAGATCGTTTTGATCGTAAAAAGATGTTATTATTTTTCTACATAGGATTTGTTCTAGCAACCTTTCTATGTGGAATTGCCACTAATTATTTCTTTTTACTGAGTGCTCGAATCTTAACTGGTATTTTTGCAGGTGTTCTCTCTTCGATATCATTTGCTATTGTTGCAGACTTGTTTCCTTTGCAGGTAAGAGGTAGGGTCATGGGATTTATCATGACAGCCTTTGCAGCAAGTCAAGTTTTTGGACTTCCTATTGGTATTTACATTTCCAATCTATGGGGATGGCAATCTTCATTTTTGATGATTGCAGGGATCAGTGGACTTGTTGGATTTGTTATTTTCTTTTATTTGAAACCTGTCACAACGCACCTTGATAATCAAATAGAAAGACATGCCTTTTTGCATTTAATTAAAACATTAGTAGAACCCAAATACGTTCCCGCTTTTATAGCAACCACCTTACTTGCTACAGGTGGGTTTATGCTAATGCCTTTTGGTTCTGCATTTTCTGTTCATAACCTTGGGGTCAGTTTAAAAGATCTACCTTTGGTTTATATGATTACAGGAATTGTGTCCATATTCGGTGGACCAATTGTCGGTAGGTTGAGTGACTGGGTTGGTAAATACAAAATGTTTGTGATTGCCTCTGTCCTTGCGTCGATCGTTATCATTTACTACACAAGGATGGGAGTTACTCCCTTACCAATTGTTATTTTTGTGAACTCGATTCTTTTTGTTTTTGTTTCTGCCCGAATGATTTCTGCTAGTGCTTTGAACTCTGCCGTTCCCGACTTACACGATAGAGGTGCTTTTATGGCAATCAGTTCTTCCATCCAGCAGATATCTGGAGGAATTGCGGCATCGGTTGCAGGACTCATTGTTGTCCAAACTTCTAGCGGTTATATGGAAAGGTATGATATTTTAGGTTATGTGGTTGCGGGAGCGATTCTCATTACTATCGTCCTTATGTATAATGTAAACAAAATAGTCCATAGCAAACATTCGAAATGA